In Fundulus heteroclitus isolate FHET01 chromosome 18, MU-UCD_Fhet_4.1, whole genome shotgun sequence, a single genomic region encodes these proteins:
- the rab4b gene encoding ras-related protein Rab-4B, whose amino-acid sequence MSETYDFLFKFLVIGSAGTGKSCLLHQFIENKFKQDSNHTIGVEFGSRVVNVAGKTVKLQIWDTAGQERFRSVTRSYYRGAAGALLVYDITSRETYNALTNWLTDARTLASPNIVIILCGNKKDLDAEREVTFLEASRFAQENELMFLETSALTGENVEEGFLKCARIILNKIDSGELDPERMGSGIQYGDASLRQLRQPRGTTTPNKQQCNC is encoded by the exons ACTTCCTGTTCAAGTTCCTGGTGATCGGCAGCGCCGGGACGGGGAAATCCTGCCTCCTGCACCAGTTCATCGAGAACAAAT TTAAACAGGACTCCAACCACACCATCGGCGTGGAGTTTGGGTCGAGGGTGGTCAACGTCGCCGGGAAGACGGTCAAACTGCAGATCTGGGACACCGCCGGACAGGAGCGATTTCG CTCTGTGACGCGCAGCTACTACAGAGGAGCGGCTGGAGCTCTCCTGGTGTATGACATCACCAG TCGGGAAACTTACAACGCGCTCACCAACTGGCTGACGGATGCCCGGACGCTAGCCAGCCCCAACATCGTTATCATCCTGTGCGGCAACAAGAAGGACCTGGACGCAGAGAGGGAGGTGACCTTTCTGGAGGCCTCGCGATTCGCGCAGGAGAACG AGCTGATGTTTCTGGAGACGAGCGCTCTGACGGGGGAAAACGTCGAGGAGGGATTCCTGAAATGCGCTCGCATCATCCTCAACAAGATAGATTCAG gagagtTGGACCCAGAGAGGATGGGCTCAGGAATCCAATACGGAGACGCGTCGCTGAGGCAGCTGCGGCAGCCGCGAGGCACGACGACGCCGAACAAGCAGCAGTGCAACTGCTAG